The proteins below are encoded in one region of Aquisphaera giovannonii:
- a CDS encoding RNA polymerase sigma factor: MLIPDAKLVEAARGGDLASFGLLYERHYRMAVGIARCRLNDPHLAEDAAQEAFAIACRTIHALRDPRRFAEWLGTICRRAASRLDADRPPHEPLDEAPEGADDPGLRTLRLQVREALQSLDETAREVVVLRHFSGLSYEEIGRALGLSAQSVHGHLQRARGKLARALDPHDPSGAGARS, translated from the coding sequence TTGCTCATCCCCGACGCGAAGCTCGTCGAGGCCGCCCGCGGGGGAGACCTCGCGAGCTTCGGCCTGCTGTACGAGCGGCACTACCGCATGGCGGTCGGGATCGCCCGCTGCCGGCTGAACGACCCCCACCTGGCGGAGGACGCCGCGCAGGAGGCGTTCGCGATCGCCTGCCGCACCATCCACGCCCTCCGGGACCCCCGCCGGTTCGCGGAGTGGCTGGGGACGATCTGCCGCCGGGCCGCCTCGCGGCTGGACGCCGACCGGCCGCCCCACGAACCGCTCGACGAGGCCCCCGAGGGCGCCGACGATCCCGGCCTCCGCACGCTGCGGCTCCAGGTCCGCGAGGCCCTCCAGTCGCTGGACGAGACCGCCAGGGAGGTCGTCGTGCTCCGCCACTTCAGCGGCCTCTCCTACGAGGAGATCGGCCGGGCGCTCGGCCTCTCGGCCCAGAGCGTCCACGGCCACCTCCAGCGGGCCCGCGGCAAGCTCGCCCGGGCCCTCGACCCCCACGACCCCTCAGGAGCAGGAGCCCGATCATGA